In Amycolatopsis methanolica 239, a single genomic region encodes these proteins:
- a CDS encoding alpha/beta hydrolase, giving the protein MSKLVPAILAAGALASCLVAVPAAAAPPPAEFTPDPISWGACGSDGLARAGAECGFLDVPLDYRDPAGAKISLAVSRVRHTSADYQGVMLVNPGGPGGSGLGLSAIGRAVPKDAGASYDWIGFDPRGVGASRPALSCDPEHFAYRRPAYVPSTPDLERTWLQRSRDYAAACEKNGPLLGHLHTTDVAQDLDSLRKALGAEQINYYGFSYGTYLGQVYASLYPQRVRRMVLDSNVDPRKVFYQANLDQDVAFDRNIKIYFDWIARHDDVYHLGTTGKAVEDLWYAQQRELTQAPAGGVIGPAEWTDIFLQAGYYQSTWTDLAEAFAGWVHRRDWQTLKTRYDKTNSPGDDNGFAVYNAVQCTDAPWPRNWTTWKVDNWITHAKAPFETWGNAWYNAPCRTWPVPAGKPADVDGRGVAGALLIGEELDAATPFAGNLEVRRRFPRSSLIAEPGGTTHAGSLSGNACVDERIADYLSTGALPPRRRGDGPDAVCEPLPEPVPEGASGARADRRGFGQPGELRDALRAAVRH; this is encoded by the coding sequence GTGAGCAAGCTCGTGCCCGCGATCCTCGCGGCCGGTGCGCTGGCGAGTTGCCTGGTGGCGGTGCCCGCGGCCGCCGCACCGCCGCCCGCCGAGTTCACGCCTGACCCGATCAGCTGGGGCGCGTGCGGATCGGACGGCCTGGCCCGCGCCGGCGCCGAATGCGGTTTCCTCGACGTGCCGCTGGACTACCGGGATCCCGCCGGCGCGAAGATCTCGCTCGCCGTCTCGCGCGTCCGCCACACGAGCGCCGACTACCAGGGCGTGATGCTCGTCAACCCCGGCGGTCCCGGCGGCTCCGGGCTTGGTCTGTCGGCCATCGGCCGCGCGGTGCCGAAGGACGCGGGAGCGTCCTACGACTGGATCGGCTTCGACCCGCGCGGCGTCGGGGCCAGCAGGCCGGCGCTGTCCTGCGACCCGGAGCACTTCGCCTACCGCCGCCCGGCCTACGTGCCGTCCACACCGGACCTGGAGCGCACCTGGCTGCAGCGCTCCCGCGACTACGCTGCGGCGTGCGAGAAGAACGGCCCGCTGCTGGGGCACCTGCACACCACCGACGTCGCCCAGGACCTCGACAGCCTGCGCAAGGCACTGGGGGCCGAGCAGATCAACTACTACGGCTTCTCCTACGGCACCTACCTCGGCCAGGTGTACGCCTCGCTGTACCCGCAGCGGGTCCGGCGGATGGTGCTGGACAGCAACGTCGACCCGCGCAAGGTGTTCTACCAGGCCAACCTCGACCAGGACGTGGCCTTCGACCGCAACATCAAGATCTACTTCGACTGGATCGCCCGCCACGACGACGTCTACCACCTGGGCACGACGGGCAAGGCCGTCGAGGACCTGTGGTACGCCCAGCAACGTGAGCTGACCCAGGCGCCGGCGGGCGGCGTGATCGGCCCGGCCGAGTGGACCGACATCTTCCTGCAGGCCGGCTACTACCAGTCGACCTGGACGGACCTGGCCGAGGCCTTCGCGGGCTGGGTGCACCGGCGCGACTGGCAGACGCTCAAGACCCGCTACGACAAGACGAACTCGCCCGGCGACGACAACGGGTTCGCCGTCTACAACGCGGTGCAGTGCACCGACGCGCCCTGGCCGCGGAACTGGACCACGTGGAAGGTGGACAACTGGATCACCCACGCGAAGGCGCCGTTCGAGACGTGGGGCAACGCCTGGTACAACGCGCCGTGCCGCACCTGGCCGGTGCCTGCGGGCAAGCCGGCCGACGTCGACGGCCGTGGTGTCGCGGGCGCCCTGCTGATCGGGGAGGAGCTGGATGCGGCGACCCCGTTCGCGGGCAACCTCGAGGTGCGCCGCCGGTTCCCGCGGTCGAGCCTGATCGCGGAGCCGGGCGGCACCACGCACGCCGGCTCGCTATCCGGCAACGCGTGCGTGGACGAGCGGATCGCGGACTACCTCTCCACGGGGGCGTTGCCGCCGCGGCGGAGGGGCGATGGCCCGGACGCCGTCTGTGAGCCATTGCCGGAGCCGGTGCCGGAGGGCGCGTCCGGTGCCCGCGCGGATCGCCGAGGGTTCGGGCAGCCGGGCGAGCTGCGGGACGCGCTGCGTGCCGCGGTGCGTCACTGA
- a CDS encoding DNA alkylation repair protein — MDEVDELVQAARSGLAELADPVRAAHMRRYLKSAMDFRGVYKPERVKLARRVFGEHPLPDRDSFVAAVLALWREAAFREERYLAIDLTGHRAYARWQDHSLMPLYEEMIVTGAWWDYVDDVAIHRVGSLLRADRERMTPVLRRWAHDEDRWRRRTAVICQVTAKADTDRDLLTAAIEANQDDQDFFLRKGIGWALRDYARTEPDWVRAFVEAHPALSPLSVREALKHLGGGQP; from the coding sequence ATGGACGAAGTGGACGAACTGGTCCAGGCGGCGCGCTCGGGCCTGGCGGAGCTGGCCGATCCGGTGCGGGCGGCGCACATGCGCCGGTACCTGAAATCCGCGATGGACTTCCGGGGCGTGTACAAACCGGAGCGAGTCAAGCTGGCGCGGCGAGTGTTCGGGGAGCATCCGCTGCCGGACCGGGACTCGTTCGTCGCGGCGGTCCTGGCGCTGTGGCGGGAGGCCGCCTTCCGGGAGGAGCGTTACCTGGCGATCGACCTCACCGGGCACCGGGCCTATGCACGGTGGCAGGACCACTCGCTGATGCCGCTCTACGAGGAGATGATCGTCACGGGAGCGTGGTGGGACTACGTGGACGACGTCGCCATCCACCGCGTCGGGTCGCTCCTGCGGGCCGACCGCGAGCGGATGACGCCGGTGCTGCGGCGCTGGGCGCACGACGAGGACCGGTGGCGGCGCCGGACGGCGGTGATCTGCCAGGTGACCGCCAAGGCGGACACCGACCGCGACCTGTTGACCGCGGCGATCGAGGCCAACCAGGACGACCAGGACTTCTTCCTGCGCAAGGGAATCGGCTGGGCGTTGCGCGACTACGCGCGCACGGAGCCGGACTGGGTGCGCGCCTTCGTCGAGGCGCATCCCGCACTGTCGCCGTTGTCAGTGCGGGAAGCGCTCAAACACCTCGGCGGTGGACAGCCCTAG
- a CDS encoding acetylornithine transaminase, whose translation MDELSSNADGRQHWQSALMDNYGTPGLTLVRGEGARVWDADGAEYVDLVGGIAVNALGHAHPDIVAAVTEQITKLGHTSNLYVNPVTVELAEALLDVAGLTGQGKVLFVNSGAEANEAALKISRLTGRTKVIACEGAFHGRTMGSLSLTGQPGKKQPFEPLVPGVVHVPFGDVDALREAVDAETAAVFLEPILGEGGVIPAPDGYLQAAREITKAAGALLVLDEVQTGIGRTGDWFAFQRAGITPDVITLAKGLGGGLPLGAVIGVGEAGELFKPGQHGTTFGGNPVCCAAGLAVLRAISRDGLIDHVSRVGKDIAAGVEEMAHPLVTGVRGAGLLIGITLAEPVSPAVAKAAQAAGYLVNPVAPDTIRLAPPLILSQEQAGGFLAALPGALDTTTTKD comes from the coding sequence ATGGACGAGCTCTCCTCCAACGCGGACGGCAGGCAGCACTGGCAGTCCGCGCTCATGGACAACTACGGCACCCCCGGCCTGACCCTGGTGCGCGGCGAGGGCGCCCGGGTCTGGGACGCCGACGGCGCCGAGTACGTCGACCTGGTCGGCGGCATCGCGGTCAACGCGCTGGGTCACGCCCACCCGGACATCGTGGCCGCGGTGACCGAGCAGATCACCAAGCTGGGCCACACCTCCAACCTCTACGTCAACCCGGTGACCGTCGAGCTGGCCGAGGCGCTGCTCGACGTCGCCGGCCTGACCGGACAGGGCAAGGTCCTGTTCGTCAACTCCGGCGCGGAGGCCAACGAGGCGGCGCTGAAGATCAGCAGGCTGACCGGCCGCACCAAGGTCATCGCCTGCGAGGGCGCCTTCCACGGCCGCACCATGGGCTCCCTGTCCCTGACCGGCCAGCCCGGCAAGAAGCAACCGTTCGAGCCGCTGGTCCCGGGTGTCGTGCACGTCCCGTTCGGCGACGTGGACGCCCTGCGCGAGGCCGTCGACGCCGAGACCGCCGCGGTGTTCCTCGAGCCGATCCTCGGCGAGGGCGGCGTCATTCCCGCGCCCGACGGCTACCTGCAGGCCGCGCGAGAGATCACCAAGGCCGCCGGAGCGCTGCTGGTGCTCGACGAGGTGCAGACCGGCATCGGCCGCACCGGTGACTGGTTCGCCTTCCAGCGGGCCGGGATCACCCCCGACGTCATCACCCTGGCCAAGGGCCTCGGCGGCGGCCTGCCGCTGGGCGCGGTGATCGGCGTCGGCGAGGCGGGCGAGTTGTTCAAGCCCGGCCAGCACGGCACCACGTTCGGCGGGAACCCGGTCTGCTGCGCGGCCGGGCTCGCGGTGCTGCGCGCGATCTCCCGCGACGGCCTGATCGACCACGTCTCCCGCGTGGGCAAGGACATCGCCGCCGGCGTCGAGGAGATGGCCCACCCGCTGGTCACGGGCGTGCGCGGCGCCGGCCTGCTGATCGGCATCACGCTCGCCGAGCCCGTCTCGCCCGCCGTCGCCAAGGCCGCCCAGGCCGCGGGCTACCTGGTCAACCCGGTCGCTCCCGACACGATCCGGCTGGCCCCGCCCCTGATCCTGAGCCAGGAGCAGGCCGGGGGCTTCCTCGCCGCGCTGCCCGGCGCGCTCGACACCACCACCACGAAGGACTGA
- the argB gene encoding acetylglutamate kinase — MTPPELVAADDRMATAAEKAGVLIEALPWLQRFHGATVVVKYGGNAMIDDELKRAFAQDMVFLRLAGLRPVVVHGGGPQITAMLSRLGIEGEFRGGLRVTTPETMDIVRMVLVGQVSRELVGLINAHGPYAVGISGEDAQLFTAERKQATVNGESVDVGLVGEVASVNPDAVLDIVNAGRIPVVSTVAPDADGVVHNVNADTAAGALAAALDAEKLVVLTDVEGLYANWPDRSSLIDRIRVDRLEELLPTLASGMIPKMEACVRAVRGGTRRAHVIDGRIAHSVLLEVFTSRGIGTMVLPEQES; from the coding sequence ATGACTCCTCCCGAACTGGTCGCGGCCGACGACCGGATGGCCACCGCGGCCGAGAAGGCCGGCGTGCTGATCGAGGCCCTGCCGTGGCTGCAGCGGTTCCACGGCGCCACCGTCGTCGTCAAGTACGGCGGCAACGCGATGATCGACGACGAGCTCAAGCGCGCCTTCGCCCAGGACATGGTGTTCCTGCGGCTGGCCGGCCTGCGCCCGGTCGTCGTGCACGGCGGTGGCCCGCAGATCACCGCGATGCTGAGCAGGCTCGGCATCGAAGGTGAGTTCCGCGGCGGCCTGCGCGTCACCACCCCCGAGACCATGGACATCGTCCGCATGGTCCTGGTCGGGCAGGTGAGCCGCGAGCTGGTCGGGCTCATCAATGCCCACGGCCCGTACGCGGTCGGCATCTCCGGCGAGGACGCGCAGCTGTTCACCGCCGAACGCAAGCAGGCCACCGTGAACGGCGAGTCCGTCGACGTCGGCCTGGTCGGCGAGGTCGCCTCGGTCAACCCGGACGCGGTGCTGGACATCGTCAACGCGGGCCGCATCCCCGTGGTGTCCACAGTGGCCCCCGACGCCGACGGCGTGGTGCACAACGTCAACGCCGACACCGCGGCCGGCGCGCTCGCCGCCGCGCTGGACGCCGAGAAGCTGGTCGTGCTGACCGACGTCGAGGGCCTCTACGCCAACTGGCCGGACCGCTCGTCGCTGATCGACCGGATCCGCGTGGACCGGCTCGAGGAGCTGCTGCCGACCCTGGCCAGCGGCATGATCCCGAAGATGGAGGCCTGCGTGCGCGCGGTGCGCGGCGGCACCCGCCGCGCCCACGTGATCGACGGCCGCATCGCCCACTCGGTCCTGCTCGAGGTGTTCACCTCCCGCGGGATCGGCACCATGGTCCTCCCCGAACAGGAGTCCTGA
- a CDS encoding helix-turn-helix domain containing protein: MNIIEEHRSTLRAGDTTFSIEVTAVPGGGRDALADRLVIRVGAAGSEGEPVADSQIEVAAGAAATLGSVLSETLRHHAALPDPGGRRGRDRPAGQGKPWTPELERRWIAGESVADIARELARSPGGIRARLPRVGCDPERRGEYLPDPPSMRAVPEGSGDAA, from the coding sequence ATGAACATCATCGAAGAGCACCGGAGCACACTCCGGGCTGGTGACACCACCTTTTCCATCGAAGTCACCGCGGTGCCGGGCGGCGGCCGTGATGCGCTTGCCGACCGCCTCGTGATCAGGGTCGGCGCCGCCGGATCCGAGGGCGAGCCGGTGGCCGACAGCCAGATCGAGGTCGCCGCCGGTGCGGCGGCGACTCTCGGCTCGGTGCTGTCGGAGACGCTGCGGCACCACGCGGCACTGCCCGATCCGGGTGGTCGAAGAGGCCGCGACCGGCCGGCGGGCCAGGGCAAGCCGTGGACGCCGGAACTCGAGCGGCGGTGGATCGCGGGGGAGAGCGTCGCGGACATCGCCCGCGAGCTCGCCCGCAGTCCCGGCGGCATCCGGGCGCGCCTGCCGCGGGTGGGGTGCGATCCGGAACGCCGCGGCGAGTACCTGCCCGATCCGCCCAGCATGCGTGCCGTGCCGGAGGGGAGCGGAGATGCGGCCTGA
- the argC gene encoding N-acetyl-gamma-glutamyl-phosphate reductase, with protein sequence MTVKVAVAGASGYAGGEALRLLLAHPEVEIGAVTAASSAGTPLGQHQPHLVPLAGRNLQETSAETLGGHDVVFLALPHGHSAEIAAQLGPDVLVVDLGADHRLASAADWQRWYGGDHAGTWPYGLPELPGAREKLAGTKRIAVPGCFPTGGTLALAPALAAGLVRPEVTITAVTGTSGAGKSLKPHLLGSEVMGSASAYGVGGAHRHTPEFAQNLTAVAGVPVTVSFTPVLAPMPRGILTTASAPLAGETDTAAARAVYEKAYQAEPFVQVLPEGSWPVTSATLGSNNVQLQVAVDVDAGRLVVVAAIDNLTKGTAGGAIQSMNIALGLPETTGLPTVGVAP encoded by the coding sequence ATGACGGTGAAGGTCGCGGTGGCCGGGGCGAGCGGGTACGCGGGCGGGGAAGCCCTCCGCCTGCTGCTGGCGCACCCCGAGGTCGAAATCGGTGCGGTGACGGCGGCGAGCAGCGCAGGCACACCGCTGGGTCAGCACCAGCCCCACCTGGTCCCGCTGGCCGGGCGCAACCTGCAGGAGACCAGCGCGGAGACGCTGGGCGGCCACGACGTGGTCTTCCTCGCGCTGCCGCATGGTCATTCAGCGGAGATCGCGGCCCAGCTCGGGCCCGACGTGCTGGTCGTCGACCTGGGCGCCGACCACCGCCTGGCCAGCGCGGCCGACTGGCAGCGCTGGTACGGCGGCGACCACGCCGGCACCTGGCCCTACGGCCTGCCCGAGTTGCCGGGCGCGCGCGAGAAGCTGGCCGGCACCAAGCGGATCGCCGTGCCGGGCTGCTTCCCGACCGGGGGCACGCTCGCGCTGGCCCCGGCGCTGGCGGCCGGCCTGGTGCGGCCGGAGGTGACCATCACGGCGGTGACGGGCACGTCCGGCGCCGGCAAGAGCCTCAAGCCGCACCTGCTCGGCTCCGAGGTGATGGGCTCGGCGAGCGCGTACGGCGTCGGCGGCGCGCACCGGCACACGCCCGAGTTCGCGCAGAACCTGACCGCCGTGGCCGGGGTGCCGGTGACCGTGTCGTTCACGCCGGTCCTCGCGCCGATGCCGCGCGGCATCCTCACCACGGCGAGCGCGCCGCTGGCGGGCGAGACCGACACGGCGGCGGCGCGCGCGGTGTACGAGAAGGCCTACCAGGCCGAGCCGTTCGTGCAGGTCCTGCCCGAGGGCAGCTGGCCGGTCACCTCGGCGACGCTGGGCTCGAACAACGTGCAGCTGCAGGTCGCGGTGGACGTCGACGCGGGCCGCCTGGTCGTCGTGGCCGCGATCGACAACCTGACGAAGGGCACCGCGGGCGGCGCCATCCAGTCCATGAACATCGCACTCGGTCTCCCCGAGACCACCGGCCTTCCGACAGTAGGAGTCGCACCGTGA
- the argJ gene encoding bifunctional glutamate N-acetyltransferase/amino-acid acetyltransferase ArgJ, which produces MTVTGPKGFRAAGVAAGIKASGALDLALVVNDGPEQAAAGVFTRNVVKAAPVLWSQEVLRHKRLRAVVLNSGGANAATGPGGFQDTHATAEKVAELLEAGAIDVAVCSTGLIGERLPMPAVLSGVDAAVKALDTTSESALAAATAVMTTDTKPKQTLRSHDGGWSVGGFAKGAGMLAPNLATMLSVLTTDAVVDPDALDAALRAATRVTFDRLDVDGGTSTNDTVLVLASGASGVTPGLDEFTDVLTAACMDLVQQLRADSEGVTKEVDVVVRGAASEQDAINVGRTVAEDNLVKTALFGSDPNWGRVAMAVGRAQAEIDPGTLSISINGVTLFANGTTAADRSAADLSGRAIEIVIDLGVGASEATIFTTDLSHAYVEENSAYSS; this is translated from the coding sequence GTGACCGTGACCGGACCGAAGGGGTTCCGCGCCGCAGGCGTGGCCGCCGGAATCAAGGCATCCGGCGCCCTGGACCTCGCGCTCGTCGTCAACGACGGGCCCGAGCAGGCGGCGGCGGGGGTCTTCACCCGCAACGTCGTCAAGGCGGCGCCGGTGCTGTGGTCCCAGGAAGTGCTGCGACACAAGCGGTTGCGCGCGGTCGTCCTCAACTCCGGTGGCGCGAACGCGGCCACCGGGCCCGGCGGCTTCCAGGACACGCACGCCACCGCCGAGAAGGTCGCCGAGCTGCTGGAGGCCGGCGCGATCGACGTCGCGGTGTGCTCGACCGGCCTGATCGGGGAGAGGCTGCCGATGCCCGCCGTGCTGTCCGGTGTGGACGCCGCGGTCAAGGCGCTGGACACCACGAGCGAGTCGGCGCTGGCCGCCGCCACCGCCGTGATGACCACCGACACCAAGCCGAAGCAGACGCTGCGGAGCCACGACGGTGGCTGGAGCGTCGGCGGTTTCGCCAAGGGCGCCGGCATGCTAGCCCCGAACCTGGCCACGATGCTGTCCGTCCTCACCACCGACGCGGTCGTCGACCCGGACGCGCTCGACGCCGCGCTGCGGGCCGCCACCCGCGTCACCTTCGACCGCCTCGACGTCGACGGCGGCACGTCCACCAACGACACCGTCCTCGTGCTCGCCTCGGGGGCCAGTGGCGTCACGCCGGGCCTGGACGAGTTCACCGACGTCCTCACCGCCGCCTGCATGGACCTCGTCCAGCAGCTGCGCGCGGACTCCGAGGGCGTCACGAAGGAGGTCGACGTCGTCGTGCGCGGCGCGGCCAGCGAGCAGGATGCGATCAACGTCGGCCGCACCGTCGCCGAGGACAACCTGGTCAAGACCGCGTTGTTCGGCTCGGACCCGAACTGGGGCCGCGTCGCGATGGCCGTCGGGCGCGCCCAGGCCGAGATCGACCCGGGCACGCTGTCGATCAGCATCAACGGCGTCACGTTGTTCGCGAACGGCACCACGGCGGCCGACCGCAGCGCGGCGGACCTGTCCGGCCGCGCCATCGAGATCGTGATCGACCTGGGCGTCGGCGCCAGCGAGGCCACGATCTTCACCACCGACCTGTCGCATGCCTACGTCGAAGAGAACAGCGCCTACTCCTCATGA